GTGAGACACATGCCACTGCGTAGAGCAGGGTCCCCACTACAGTGGACCGAGACAGGCTACTTCATGTTGTGATTGGTAGTTCCCAGGCAGTGGCTCCACCTCTTCTAAGGCAGGAATCGCTGCTCAAGATTGCTCTTCTGAGGAGGAAGCCTAGGTCAGCTCCATCAGAGCTGCCTTTGTATTGGTTCTTGCCGGAAGGCCCAGCTCATGCCGTTTGTTGTGGGGATGAAATGGTAACAGGTGCCCGCAGTCTGAGACGGGCTGCTAAGTGCTTTTGCAGAGGCTTGCAGTTAGAGTCTCCCAGTCCCATGCTCCCCTTCCATTTTTAAGAACACAAGGCCTCAAACTTGGCAGGTGAACACTACCGCTGAGCCACAGCCCCAAATCCATgactccttccctctctcccaatGAGAAGACGCAGTCAGCATAGGCATTGAGCTAGGTGAAGAATGAAGCCCGAACGCCCTTCTCTGTAGAGAAGATTTGCTATTATCTCCTAGCACGTCTGTATTTGAGCAGGTTTCATTAACTGGAATATACCTGGGACTGGGTGGGTAGTACAGTGCTTCCTACACATCCCTCGTGTGAAGGCTTGCAACCATCCTCTGGTGTCCTGTACCAGCGAGCACACTGTTGTGGCTACAGTGGAACCAAGAACTATCAGCAGCAGGGAATGTCTACTGGCCTTCTTCCCAAGTGGGGGTGAGCTGGTCTGGCGGGCCCAGTTTCAAAGGAATGCTGAACCAGCATTCGTATGGAACAGCATTTGTGGAGCTGAGGGGCATGACGCAAGCCCACCAGCCCTCCTCCGCACCCTGCTCCCTCCACCGCCCCAGAAGTAGGTACTACTAGGCACCATGTTCCAGATAAACATCACCTTGTTTGACTCCCTATAACTTAGTTCATTTTCCAAGTTCTTTCCATTTGACTGTTTCTTATTGACCAAGTAGAGCCATAGAAGTTTCCATGAGCAGGGCTGCAAAACCACCACCTTTTCTAAGTCAGAAACAGACTTAGAAACTCAGCATGCCCACGAGGCAGCTTGATCTGCCCACTGCTTACCACCTTTGGCATGCCTCTCCTGTGCCAAGATGACCCGTCCATAAAGGGATGATTTCCCTGGATCCAGCAGGCATTGCACAGGCAATGAGCGGCTTTACGGCCGGATGAATGATGCTGCCATTCACATTATCAACATCATTTCCCACCACAGAAACACCCCCCTCCATCCCATGCTCTACTTATCCGGCAGCCTGGTGCTCACAGGGAAGCAGTTTCAAAGTTTTTCCGAATTCAATTCCACAGCACTGTCGTTTTACACCATCCCCTCTGCGTGCCTGAGTATCCCGTGCCTTTTCTTTCACTGTGATAAGCATGGAAGGATCAGACAAAGCTCACAGCATGCGGGTCCCACGCACCCTCTAGCTCTCCagtctcaggctccctctccttctgctcatccAGTACCACTCTGGCCATGCACTTACAGCTCACACTGCTGTGGAAAAATCCTCTTGTAAAGATTTTGTCACTcgagcggggcagtggtggcgcacgcctttaatcccagcactcgagaggcagaggcaggcggatctctgtgagttcgaggccagcctggtctacaagagtcagttccaggacagctagggctgttatacaaagaaaccctctctccatgtatggaattgatttaattgctctgAAGCAAAGAGCAAAGCATATTTGTTAGTATTTAACCAGGCACCAGCATTGTAACCAAAGTGGCGCTGGACTGTTTTTGCTGCCACCAATGCACCTCACTGCCATGCGACTGCAACATTGACACCCAGtggccaataaagattattatacctACAGCAATATACTGAAATCTCAAAACAAAGGTAATTATTTGAttaataaacaaatcaataaacttgaaatcAATAAACTTGGATATATATATGTTTGATGTTCatccttattattttttattttatttatgtgtatgtatgccatatatacatatatatacatatatatatatatatatatatatatatatatatatatatatatctccatccAGGATTTTGATAACCTTTTTGCTTATACTATGAATGGTATTCTGTAAGGCTTATATGGTTTTCCTGATACacccatttattggatattgggacttagttttctttttcatattatatccctaagaaaatggtttgataacagccaagaatgaggcacttttagaaatgatacagtctttacagactaaaaataaacagctagctgacaggattaataccatcaaaaaacaaaagtcagctgaaaaaaattaataccattgaaaggataacattaatttgatggacaaaattcaatccatgtcaaagggtactgagaaattatctgaacgaattcatactgttgaatttgacaatcaaaatctgttaaaaactTGTGATAGGTTAGCAGacagagtatctctccaggaaggcaatctgcacgctatccaaataatgtccaagggtGAGGTGTtatcttaaaaggaaaaactttagaccttggaatcacatgtgcagaatgaggagcagaggctaggtgcctcagtgaaatcactagaaatatatacaagccagtagattcaggctttacaaaagacagtggtaAAGAGATTTGAAACAACGGAGGAAAATATTAGAGCTGATGGGCAGGAGGGAAGGTAAAAGGACAGGGTGTAACATCACCAGTATGtgtcagagtcagagatggcttacccagggttttagcttcctaccctgtaaacACCTCTGAAAAACCATCAAGTTCTAAATGCCCCAAAGGAGCCAAAGAATGTAGGTGGATACCTATAGGTATGAatgatctaaaggaaattaagcaagcagtgGTATCTTAGACTTACACACACCATTgttttatgctggttgtaattctaatttttatacttgatatttgtccttattgtatatagttttgtattaggcttagaactctcttgtgcaaacaaaagggggaggtgctgtaggaactccttcagccagtagccttcaAGACACCAGCCGACTTAGgcttggcctcttatactataaatgctgatgtaaatagtgtgcttgctctctcttccagctgctggattcggttcctctTCCCTGTTTGTCCAGAGGACTGTgctctgtgagtctacccctaaatcaataaccctttattatacttaattctgagctagtgttggattattttgtaacttccatcatcACAGATGTAGCAGGAGTTAGACATGCACATGGAGGGGCAAGATGAAGAAGCTTGAAGCATACGGTCATAAAATCAGGAATGATCCTGTAGCTAGGCACAGAAGTGCATGCCCAAAGAGAAGCTGTGGTCAGGAGGGAGTAGAGAATTTTATGGTCTCAACTCAAGGGACGGGAGTCCATACCTTACCACAATGCCACAGTGAAGATGAAGAAAATCTGATTATAATCAGGAACACCAAAAGATCCCAACCATATCTCACTGAACCTTCCATGAGCTTCCAGTTCTTGACTCTACAAGCAGCTGATGCAAACATGGCTTCGTTTTATATAAAGGATGTGAGCATCCACAGACTTGAGTCTTCTTTGGGGAGGTCCTAGAACCAATCTTCTACCCATCGTGAGGAGTGACCCTATTGTCTTTGAAGAAACCCGAGCAAGTCACCTAACTCCTTCTACCATATGACAGACCATCTGAGAGGAAATGAGCCCTCTCCAAACACCGAACCGGTCCGCACCTTTATCTCAGACTGCCTGGTTTTCAGAGTTAGGAGTCAtcaattttgcttttaatttttaaacttagaTTTATTCActtaattttatgtgtgagtgttctgcctgcatgtatccttggtgcttgtggagatcagaaatgatcatcagatccctgggaactggagttacagatggtgatgAACCATCATGCGGGTGCTGGGAGTTAAAACCTAGGTCCTAGCAAAAAGAGTCTTGTTTTTTCAAAAAGAGCTTTTTAACCATTGAAGCAGAGTGATGGATTTCTTTAAGATGCATGCGTAAGTCATGCAGGTTGTTGTGGCACCCTGGATTTACTAAAGCAACTCCTGCAGACACTTGGGGTGACCCAGAAATGCCTGATGTTCCCAGGAGTGTGATACAAGATGCTTAGGTTCCTCTAGGAATTCCTTCATAACAGGCACCCTACTGGATGGTCTGCAGAGTTTCCCACCCATCCGAAGCAGTACTGCTCAACCAGGGATGTCTAACCCTGTCCAGAGAGTTGTGCTGCTGTGTCTGCGGGAATATGAGGGATGCTATTGTGCCACGGGTGTGCCATGTAGGGACAGCTCTAAGCAACAAAGAGTCACCTCATCTCACATGTCAGTACTACCAAGAATGAGCCCTAGTCTCGGGAACATGCAATATTAAGACCTGagccaggagctgggcggtggtggggcacgcctttaatcccagcactcgggaggcagaggcaggcggatctctgtgagttcgaggccagcctggtctacaagagctagttccaggacaggaaccaaaaagctatggagaaaccctgtctcaaaaattcaaaaaaaaaattgcttcaaTCGACATTTTCCTGGAGGGGATTAGGGCCTCACGAGACTTGAGGGAAAGTACTACAAGCCACACTCCTGCCTTCTCACTGGCAGGCAAAATGGGAGGCAGCCACACTGTGAAGCCCCCAGACACACTGTAGCTTGAGCAGGGTAGAGGTGGACGCCCTCCGTTCACTGCCCCATTCCCGAGCTTTGATGGTGAATGGAGCCATGAAGGACCACAGGAGTGTGAGGTGTATTGTATGTCACTGGACACTGTCTGGGGGTCTTTTAACTGCTGAGAACCACCAAATCAGCCCATAGTATGGCTCCTCTTTAATCCTGGACTGGTAGGCACACCAGTTGGAATATGGGCATGATGCCGAGGGAGGCTAGAAGAGGCAGAGCAGGGTCACCAGAGGTGTTGGGAAGGGACCACGGACAAGTCAGTCCTTCCCTCTCAGTCATTCATCTGTCGAGCTGGTCCCTGTCCTCTTCAGGCCCAGGTTGGTCTCGTAGCAAAGGTTCCAGGTCCTGGAGAACTTAGACCTACAGCCTCATCCATCTGAAGCCCAGGACTCATCTAGGGTCAGATCCCACCTCTGGGCAAAGCTGTCTTAGTATCCCGAAGCCTTTCCAGCCTTCCTCTGGTCAGATGCCGCATAGACACAGGTTCCTTCCTGGGACACAGCCTGGACAGAGTTCAGGAAAAAGAGCCGCGGGCTCTGGCTCTGGCCCCGGTCTTGCAGTCCCTTCTTCACCtcctgaaaaagagagagaagcgttcatggagagggagagggcagCTCAAGTCCCCCCATTATGCAAGGGAGTGGCcagacaaaaaatagaaaaacagaccTGAAAAGGTGGGGCTTGGGGGAAGGGAGCCCGAGGATCCTGGCTAGGGAAAGACTGTGGGCAGGAACTGGTCCTAGAGCATTGAGTTTACAGCTTGGAGATCCCAGAGGGATGTGAGAGGCTACAGGGACCAGGCAAGGACGGGGCAGCTCAAAGCAACAACCCATCAAGAACAAAGTTCACTCTGTTCATGGGTCTAATTCACTGTGGACCCAGAGGACAAATCTGAGGTGATCTCAGGGCTTCTGTGGAGAAGGTCGTTTTAGAAGATTTGggttagggagctggagagatggctcagaggttaagagcactgcctgctgttctagaggtcctgagttcaattcccagcaaccacatggtagctcacaaccatctgtaacaagatctggtgccctcttctggcctgcaggcatacatacagacagaattcTGTATATATactgaacaaataaaaagaaaaaaaaaagaagatgactTAGGTTAAAGGGCCACAATTTTGGAGTCCATAGATACCCTGGGACCTTGAGGAGGACAAAGCACTAGATACTAGGTACCCAGGCCCACCAACCTGAGTAGTACCAAACCATATAGAACCTGGGGGTGCCTATAACTTTATGGCTAATAAGGAGGACCCAAGGCTGCTGATCCCATTTGTCCAGGGTATGCGTGCACTGCACTGTGCTAGCTTCAGCAGACAGACTCTAAATCTGGAACAATACAGAAAGGTTAACATGgccctcactcaggatgacttgtAAATCCATGAagcatttcttgtgtgtgtgtgtgtgattgtatagATAAACATAAAGGCACACTCACTCCTATATCAAGCCAGGTAGGGGTGCAGGGGCAGGGGATTGTCAATTTGAGATCAGCctcggctacatagcaagtctgaggctGGCCTGAGCCAAATTCTGTCTTTAAAGCAAACAAATTGGTTTGTATCCAAGAAAACTAAACCCTGGAGGAAGTAGTGGGGGACACTCAGAACATGGGGCCCTAATTCTCAGGTGTAAGATACTAAATCTGTGAACTTGGAGGTAGAAACTAAAGAAGGGCCTTGCCCTGCAGTTCTGATGTCTAAGATGTTAAGGACTTTCTATTCTTGGGGTATGAACCCCCACTACTGCAGTTTATCATGTTACAAGGGAGCAAAAATCCTAAAAACTGTATTTCTTCAGCCCCACGTCTCCATTTGCTGTTCCGGATTAATGGGCCAAGAATTTTGTTCACGGTGACCGGATACTCTACAGATGTCCAGGTGTAACAGCATCTTTGAAGTCCTTATAATTGTTTGCTGCCCAGGTGACATTATGTGACTTGAGCCACTGGCAAGGTGAGATCTGTAGCCACGCCTTTAGGGCTCTTAATTTTTCCGTGTTTACTCTATGAATTGCCCAATGGCCTTGACATTAGAGGCTGAGGACCCCAGTGCTAAAGCCAGAGTTACACTTTCAGTCCTCGGAGGCTCCGCTTCTCAGAATTTAGTGGCCAAACTCCAAGCCCTTCCTCGCCTTGGTGGTGGCTTTTGCTTATGAGGGTCCTTGGAGACTTGAGGTCTCTAAGCCAGGATTGATGGGGTTCACCAGGGAAAGCCCTGCATCTGCATAACTGACATTTGAACACTCAGGGTGCTGACAAGCTTGGCTTCACAAGGCTCTGGATTTCGTTGTCCCAGCTCCCAGACCTTGTGTCATCTTCTGAATGCTCCAAGAATCTCAGAGTGCCAAGTCTTGAGAATTGATACTCACTGACAACGGATCTTCAGTTAAGAGTCAACGGCCAAGGCTCAAGCAGTACGAGCTTAAAAGAACATGTCTTGGCTCTTACATCCTCTAGACATTAGTTCCTTGGACCCGGTGCTCTGAGAGAATGTCTCAGGTCCCTGGGAGAACCCTGTGCAGATGCTAAAATGCCAAGAATCTGAGTCCAAGGGGCTATGCCCTGAACCTCAGGATCTGAACAAGTTCTCAACACTACAGAGGTTGCTCAACTTACAATTGGGTGATGTGCCCCAATAAATCCTccataatttgaaaatattacaagtcaaaaatgcatgtatatatttaacATATCTAACCTGACCAGACAGATGACTCAGCACTtaaggagcacttgttgcttttgcagaggacccaggtttggttctcagtccATGTATGGGGGCCCATGctacaattccagttccagggactgcAGTGCCCTTCCAGACATCCATGAACACCAGCCGTggacatggtgcacatacagacaagcaggcaaaacactcatgcacataaatccttttttaaaatttaagtatgtCTAATCTATCAAACATCATAGCCTGTCTTAAATGTGCAGAACACTTACTTTAGCCTACAAAGTCATCTGAGacaaagattattttattataaggTGTTGAACATCTTACATGTAGTTTTTTGAGTTTTGTCCTAAAGTTATATAACATAGAATGGTTATATGAGTCATCACCATTAATGTATAATGGACATTAGATGGTTTCTACTGAATGCGtgtaacttttctttctctttcttttgccttttgtAGTGCTGGGGGCTTGTGCATACCttatcactgagctacaaccccagccctGCATAGATGGCCTTTATACCACTAGAAAACTAAAAAATCCATGAGCCAAGGAGCACCTGTTGATGCCCCTTTTCACTAACGGCCTCCGAGTCTAATGGTTTTTAGAACTGGAAGGGGCCCTGGAAGATGGCCTTGGGACCAAGGCATAGAACTTCGAGAACCCTGAACCACAGATAGTTGAAATGATCCTGAACACAGTTTGTGGCCTCAGAAAGCTACTGgtagttttaaagatttattttttttttatttatctgtttttaaaacatttatctacTTTCCTCCTCCATgcgtgcgcgcacatgcacacacacacacacacacacacacacatgcaggagcctgtggaggtcagaagagggtgttggatctcttaCAGCATTCACagagtggttgtgagctgccatatgggtgctgagaaccaccaagcaagtgctcctaaccactgagcccgctctccagccccaaagctgCTAATCTTTATATGTGCTCCACACAGTGCATCTACTGAGCTTCAGAAAACACCCAGAAAGCTAAGTTTCTGGGGAGGAAGGTGGTAGGCAGAGAGTAAAGAGATTTCAGCCTCTGGTCATACTCCAGGGTCTTAGTGGGGAAATCAGATGTTTGGACATGAGGGCAGAAAGACCTCCCACGATCCAGAACAAAATCCCAAGGGGAAAAACTGAGCTCTTTTGTGAATAAACTCTTGACTCTGAGTTTCACCACATGAGGGAAGAAGGCGCCAGGAAGGAACGGTTAACTGACCACAGTCAGAAAAGCTAGTTTCCTGGAAACGGCATACACAGAACAAGATTTTGAAGTCCTTAGCCCAGGAGATGCTCAGGCAACAGCCTACTCTCTGACTTGGATGCCATGGAACAGACCTATTGTCTTCCCGTTAAACTTCTCAACTCTTCATGGCCCCTGGAGGTGGAGTGTGTCTCCCTGGCACAGGAAGTTACCGAATTCTTTACAGGGGAGAAAAACATGCGTTTCAGGAGGCCGGTGGGACCTCAGCCTCACCTCATTGAACTTGGGTTCATACTCCACATGGCCCTTGCTATTGACGTGTAGGATGGGGGCTGCAATGGCTTCTGTCAGGTCAAAGCCAAGCCACAGCTTATTCATGATGGTCTGGAAGAAATAAGAGGACACAGAGAAGGGACACGGGCTCTCCCACTGCCACACTCCCATCTCCACCCCAGGGAGTTCACCAGAGAGGCAACATTCTAGCCAGGAACTCTCAGACTTACCTGGACCACAGCAGACACGATGAGTTCCCCACCAGCCCCACCAATCACCAGCTTGGATCCCTGTGCCTTGTTGACCAAGATGGAGGGTACCATGTAAGACGGTGGGCGCTCACCTGGAACTGGGGCCAACAAGCATCACCCACACCCTCTAGGGGTACCACCTACCCCTCCTCCATACATTGCTAAGTTAACAGTATTCAGTGATGGGGGTAACTCGCCCAGGGGTTAGTGGCCcacccacccttctttctctcttaccAGGTGGAGGAGTGGCAGTGGAACCTGGCTCGTGCCTCCAGCATAAGTCCAGGAGCTCGTTGTTAAGGAGGATGCCTGTCCGGGGTGAGTACACCATGGCTCCAAAGCTGCGGATGGGTAAGGTGGGGTCTGAACTTGGGGCCTTGGCTCCCAGCAACACAGGGCTGCAACCTCTGAGGACCCCTTACAAAAGTGCTTCCAGCACACCGGAGCCCAGAACCACTCAGGGACCTCAAAGATCCCCTTTGGCTCCCATCAGGACTCCTTTTTGAGTTAGGCCAAACCCAGGCAGGACCGGGCTAAGGGCCACCAAATAAAAGCTTTTCTAGGCAAGGAGGTCCCTGTGCCAGATCTTTTTTGACAGTGGGAAAAACAAAAGGGAGGTGTTGCCTGCTTAGGGACTAACAAGGAGAGGTCAGAGGGTGTAGACCAAACTGGGTCAAAGGAGACTTTGGCGGAGGGATCTACCCACCTGCCCCTGCGCCCtgtctgcccctgcccctccccaggtCCCACACACGGTGTGTTGATGGTGCTGGTAGCTGCCACAGCACTGCCGTCCTCTCCCAACACCGACACATGAGAAGTGCCCATCCTGTTGCCCCTGACCCCGATCAGGTTGTAGTGGCTGAGCTGGTGGTCACCGCGGCCGTCGATCTTCTGGCGAATGTGCTGGGCTAGAGCCTCCCCGAGAAGGTTCTGGGAGGTGTTCTGGAGTGAGCAGTCAGATAGCAAATTAATGAGGAGCCAGGCAGGGTCCTCAAAGCAGAGCGTAGCGTGAACTCGTTCCCCCTGGGAGGACCCTTTCTCCGGTCTGTTGTAGAAGGTACTTGAGCCCATGCTAAGACCAGATCCTACCCACTATAGCTACCACCTCAGAGTCCCTTGCAGCCCTGGGGACTGCTGCCAGGATATCCCTGCCCAGAACTACAAAGAAATTCCTCCACCTTCCCCATGCCAATGCTGCCCCTCCCTCCATGCTGTATTCTAGGAAAGGGTTGGAAGAGGACACCATCAGTCCCAGGGAGCCTTACCTGTATCCCCGGGCGACTATAAGAGTCCCAGAGCCGCCACCTCTGCCCTATTGCGAACTTGAGTGTCTCTACAAGGTGATGGTACATGTTCGCTTTTTCTTCAGGC
The nucleotide sequence above comes from Microtus pennsylvanicus isolate mMicPen1 chromosome 7, mMicPen1.hap1, whole genome shotgun sequence. Encoded proteins:
- the Ggt5 gene encoding glutathione hydrolase 5 proenzyme isoform X2 — translated: MALGNYTLYSPPPPAGGAILNFILNVLQGFNFSAETVARPEEKANMYHHLVETLKFAIGQRWRLWDSYSRPGIQNTSQNLLGEALAQHIRQKIDGRGDHQLSHYNLIGVRGNRMGTSHVSVLGEDGSAVAATSTINTPFGAMVYSPRTGILLNNELLDLCWRHEPGSTATPPPVPGERPPSYMVPSILVNKAQGSKLVIGGAGGELIVSAVVQTIMNKLWLGFDLTEAIAAPILHVNSKGHVEYEPKFNEEVKKGLQDRGQSQSPRLFFLNSVQAVSQEGTCVYAASDQRKAGKASGY